A genomic window from Flavobacterium sp. I3-2 includes:
- the lpxD gene encoding UDP-3-O-(3-hydroxymyristoyl)glucosamine N-acyltransferase, translating to MKITAAQIAEVLNGEIIGDENVSVSTLAKIEEGTPGSLTFLSNPKYTAFIYETKSSIVIVNKTFVPEHPISATQIKVDDAYKAFSKVLEYYNQVKLMKSGIEQPSVISEDVTYGEDLYLGSFCYIGKNTKIGNNVKIYPNSFIGDNVVIGDNTILFAGSRVYSESVIGQNCIIHSGTIIGSDGFGFAPQEDGSYSKVPQIGNVIIEDNVEIGACTTIDRATLGSTIIRKGVKLDNQIQIAHNVEIGEHTVIASQTGVAGSTKIGKYCVIGGQVGIVGHITIGNHVKIQAQTGVGKSIKDGDVIQGSPAMGYNDFAKSYVHFKNLPKIVNEFYELKKTIK from the coding sequence ATGAAAATTACAGCAGCTCAAATAGCAGAAGTGTTAAATGGTGAAATAATTGGAGACGAAAACGTTTCTGTTTCAACATTGGCAAAAATTGAAGAAGGAACTCCAGGTTCACTTACTTTTTTGTCAAATCCAAAATATACTGCTTTTATATATGAAACTAAATCTTCGATTGTAATTGTTAACAAAACATTTGTGCCAGAACATCCAATTTCAGCTACACAAATTAAAGTTGATGATGCTTATAAAGCTTTTTCAAAAGTTTTAGAATATTACAATCAAGTAAAATTAATGAAATCAGGAATTGAACAACCAAGTGTTATTTCTGAAGATGTTACTTATGGAGAAGATTTGTACTTAGGTAGTTTTTGCTATATTGGTAAAAATACTAAAATCGGGAATAATGTAAAAATTTATCCTAATTCTTTCATTGGTGATAATGTTGTAATAGGTGATAATACCATTTTGTTTGCTGGTTCAAGAGTTTATTCTGAATCTGTAATTGGTCAGAATTGTATCATTCACTCAGGAACTATTATTGGTTCAGATGGTTTTGGATTTGCTCCACAAGAAGACGGTTCATATTCAAAAGTTCCACAAATCGGAAATGTAATTATTGAAGATAATGTCGAAATTGGTGCTTGTACAACAATAGATCGTGCAACTTTAGGTTCAACAATTATCCGAAAAGGAGTGAAGTTAGATAACCAAATTCAAATTGCACATAATGTAGAAATTGGTGAACATACCGTTATAGCTTCTCAAACAGGTGTTGCGGGTTCAACCAAAATCGGGAAATATTGCGTGATTGGTGGTCAAGTTGGAATTGTTGGTCACATAACAATTGGTAATCATGTAAAAATTCAAGCACAAACAGGTGTTGGAAAAAGTATAAAAGATGGCGATGTAATCCAAGGTTCACCTGCAATGGGGTACAATGATTTTGCTAAATCTTACGTGCATTTTAAAAATTTACCAAAAATTGTAAATGAATTTTACGAATTAAAAAAAACAATAAAATAA
- a CDS encoding bifunctional UDP-3-O-[3-hydroxymyristoyl] N-acetylglucosamine deacetylase/3-hydroxyacyl-ACP dehydratase, whose amino-acid sequence MAKQKTIVQDVTIQGVGLHTGQQVTMSLKPAPINNGFTFVRVDLEGCPVIMADANLVVSTERGTNLEHKGVNLHTTEHVLAALVGCDLDNVIIELNASEPPIMDGSSKYFVEAVEKVGCVEQDAERYEYIVKEVISFSDERTGSEIIIMPADEYQVTAMVDFGTKVLGTQNATLKSISDFKTEISEARTFSFLHELETLLAHGLIKGGDLNNAIVYVDKEISPETLQNLKKAFGKDEITVKSNGVLDNLTLHYPNEAARHKLLDVIGDLALVGTRIRGKVIANKPGHFVNTMFAKKLSKIIKNEKRNQIPTFDLNKEPLMDVTKIMSMLPHRYPMLLVDKILEMNDTQVVGLKNVTMNEDFFQGHFPGAPVMPGVLIVEAMAQTGGILILSTVPDPENYLTYFMKIDNVRFKNKVSPGDTLIFKLDLLSPIRRGICHMQAIAYANGKVAAEAELMAQIVKKTN is encoded by the coding sequence ATGGCTAAGCAAAAGACTATTGTACAAGATGTTACCATTCAAGGAGTAGGTTTGCATACAGGACAACAGGTTACAATGAGTTTAAAACCTGCACCAATTAATAATGGATTTACTTTTGTTCGTGTTGATTTAGAAGGTTGTCCTGTTATTATGGCAGATGCTAATTTAGTAGTTTCTACTGAACGCGGTACAAATTTAGAACACAAAGGCGTGAATTTACATACCACAGAGCACGTTTTAGCGGCTTTGGTTGGTTGTGATTTAGATAATGTTATTATTGAGCTAAATGCTTCAGAACCACCAATTATGGATGGTTCTTCAAAATATTTTGTTGAAGCTGTTGAAAAAGTTGGTTGCGTTGAGCAAGATGCAGAACGTTATGAATATATTGTAAAAGAAGTTATTTCTTTTTCTGATGAAAGAACAGGAAGTGAAATCATCATTATGCCAGCTGATGAATACCAAGTTACAGCAATGGTTGATTTTGGAACTAAAGTTTTAGGAACTCAAAATGCAACATTAAAATCAATATCAGATTTTAAAACTGAAATTTCTGAAGCACGTACCTTTAGTTTTTTACATGAATTAGAAACACTTTTAGCTCACGGCCTAATTAAAGGAGGTGATCTAAATAATGCCATAGTTTATGTAGATAAAGAAATTTCTCCTGAAACTTTACAGAATCTTAAAAAAGCTTTTGGAAAAGATGAAATTACGGTAAAATCTAATGGAGTTCTAGACAACTTAACATTACATTATCCTAATGAAGCTGCACGTCATAAATTACTTGATGTAATTGGAGATTTGGCTTTAGTTGGAACAAGAATCAGAGGTAAAGTTATTGCTAACAAACCAGGACATTTTGTAAATACAATGTTTGCAAAAAAATTGTCTAAAATTATTAAAAACGAAAAAAGAAATCAGATTCCAACTTTTGATTTAAATAAAGAACCTTTAATGGATGTAACTAAAATTATGTCAATGTTGCCTCATAGATATCCTATGTTGTTAGTTGATAAAATTTTAGAAATGAACGATACTCAGGTTGTTGGGTTGAAAAATGTAACCATGAACGAAGATTTCTTTCAAGGGCATTTTCCTGGAGCTCCAGTTATGCCTGGGGTTTTAATTGTAGAAGCAATGGCTCAAACAGGTGGTATTTTAATTTTGAGTACCGTACCAGATCCAGAAAATTATCTTACTTATTTTATGAAAATAGATAATGTAAGATTTAAAAATAAAGTTTCACCTGGTGATACATTAATTTTTAAATTAGATTTATTATCTCCAATAAGACGAGGTATTTGTCATATGCAAGCTATCGCATATGCAAATGGAAAAGTTGCTGCAGAAGCTGAGTTAATGGCTCAAATTGTAAAAAAGACAAACTAA
- a CDS encoding HD domain-containing protein, producing the protein MITYNKLKILNDPIYGFISIPNSLLYDLIEHPYFQRLRRINQMGLSYLVYPGATHTRFHHALGCMHMMQKAVQVLKSKNVEISQEEENALYIAILLHDIGHGPFSHAMENSIVENVHHEEISLFFMNALNEEFNGQLSLAIEIFKGNYHRKFLLQLISSQMDMDRMDYLKRDSFYSGVAEGNINSERLIQMINVHDDYLVVEEKGIYSVEKFLVGRRLMYWQCYLHKTSVVAEIILTKILKRAKELVQNGTDLWCSDALNFFLVNHVDKADFDKEALKKFALLDDSDIIGALKNWQFHDDFILSTLSNSIINRNLFHILNVEEDKQDDVLKFYKDQINVQLQLNSQELEYFVFGGMMKNKAYDKNAEPIRILTKNKEIIDVLQASDQSNLAALSVPVKKYFVCYPKNITL; encoded by the coding sequence TTGATTACCTATAACAAATTAAAAATACTAAATGATCCTATTTACGGATTTATATCAATCCCAAATTCATTGTTATATGATTTGATTGAACATCCGTATTTTCAGCGATTGAGAAGAATCAATCAAATGGGATTGTCTTATTTAGTATATCCAGGAGCTACTCATACCAGATTTCATCATGCTTTGGGCTGTATGCATATGATGCAAAAAGCTGTTCAAGTTTTGAAAAGTAAGAATGTTGAAATTTCTCAAGAAGAAGAAAATGCTTTATATATTGCTATTTTACTTCATGATATTGGTCATGGTCCTTTTTCGCATGCCATGGAAAATAGTATTGTTGAAAATGTGCATCACGAAGAAATTTCATTGTTTTTTATGAACGCTTTAAACGAAGAATTTAATGGCCAATTAAGTTTAGCAATTGAAATTTTTAAAGGCAATTATCACCGTAAATTTTTACTGCAATTGATATCTAGTCAAATGGATATGGACCGAATGGATTATCTTAAAAGAGATAGCTTTTATAGCGGTGTTGCAGAAGGAAATATTAATTCGGAACGTTTGATTCAAATGATAAATGTTCATGATGATTATTTGGTAGTTGAAGAAAAGGGAATTTACTCTGTAGAAAAATTTTTAGTAGGTCGTCGTTTGATGTATTGGCAATGTTATTTGCACAAAACAAGTGTAGTTGCAGAAATAATTTTGACAAAAATTTTAAAACGAGCAAAAGAATTGGTTCAAAACGGAACCGATTTATGGTGTTCAGATGCATTAAACTTTTTCTTAGTCAATCATGTTGATAAAGCTGACTTTGATAAAGAAGCTTTAAAAAAGTTTGCTCTTTTAGATGATTCTGATATTATTGGAGCTTTAAAAAACTGGCAGTTTCATGATGATTTTATTTTATCAACTTTAAGTAATAGCATCATAAACCGAAATTTATTTCATATCTTGAATGTTGAAGAAGATAAACAAGATGATGTTTTAAAATTTTATAAAGATCAAATAAACGTTCAACTACAGTTGAATTCTCAAGAATTAGAATATTTTGTTTTTGGAGGAATGATGAAAAATAAAGCATATGATAAAAATGCAGAACCAATCCGAATTTTAACTAAAAACAAAGAAATAATTGACGTTTTACAAGCGTCAGATCAATCAAATTTGGCCGCATTGTCCGTGCCAGTAAAGAAATATTTTGTGTGTTATCCTAAAAACATAACACTTTAA
- the corA gene encoding magnesium/cobalt transporter CorA, with amino-acid sequence MKRIKFNKVKKLQPYNWEYNGIYKDEVTDIEVFVYDEESFFEKKYKDGNQIENTISSIKPDEMLWFNLHGFNDVELFPEISKCFLIPLSTLNQVLSFSRRTRWEEQDGIMFFNLKATFPKLVEDKIQIIPISFVIKENQLFSFQEKKNNLFEHIRERIRTKTGNVIKKKEDYLLYLMLDAIMENYFLTLDNIEDEVERVILEAKTAKNPIVLEKIQLNSENLNDLKRALIPIRDVLFSLKNSSLSEEFSFLEESNQVYFSRLHHKSLEIIDQIDYDLNQLNNASSFFFSMQSHRMNEIMKVLTVVSVIFMPLTFIVGVYGMNFKNMPELNYENGYYIVLSGMFVLAILMAMYFKYKKWF; translated from the coding sequence TTGAAACGAATAAAATTTAATAAAGTAAAAAAATTACAACCTTATAATTGGGAATATAACGGAATTTATAAAGATGAAGTTACTGATATTGAGGTTTTTGTTTATGATGAAGAATCTTTTTTTGAAAAAAAATACAAAGATGGAAATCAAATTGAAAATACCATATCAAGTATAAAACCTGATGAAATGTTATGGTTTAATTTACATGGTTTTAATGATGTTGAATTATTTCCTGAAATTTCAAAATGCTTTTTAATTCCTCTATCTACTTTAAATCAAGTTTTGAGTTTTTCTCGTAGAACACGCTGGGAGGAGCAAGATGGCATTATGTTTTTTAATTTAAAAGCTACATTTCCTAAATTAGTTGAAGATAAAATTCAGATTATTCCAATCAGTTTTGTTATTAAAGAAAATCAGTTATTCTCGTTTCAAGAGAAAAAAAATAATCTTTTTGAACATATTCGTGAACGTATTCGTACAAAAACAGGTAATGTTATAAAGAAAAAAGAAGATTATCTTTTGTATTTAATGTTAGATGCTATCATGGAAAATTACTTTTTGACTTTAGATAATATTGAAGATGAAGTTGAAAGAGTAATTCTTGAAGCAAAAACAGCCAAAAATCCAATAGTTTTAGAAAAAATCCAATTGAATTCAGAAAATCTAAACGATTTAAAACGTGCTTTAATTCCAATTCGAGATGTGTTGTTTAGTCTAAAAAATAGTTCGTTAAGCGAAGAATTTTCTTTTTTAGAAGAAAGCAATCAAGTTTATTTTAGTCGTTTACATCATAAATCTTTAGAAATTATTGACCAAATCGATTATGATTTAAATCAATTGAATAACGCTTCTAGTTTCTTTTTTTCTATGCAAAGTCATCGAATGAATGAGATTATGAAAGTGTTGACAGTTGTTTCGGTAATTTTTATGCCACTGACTTTTATTGTTGGAGTGTATGGTATGAATTTTAAAAACATGCCTGAACTTAATTATGAAAATGGCTATTATATTGTACTTAGTGGCATGTTTGTTTTAGCTATTCTTATGGCAATGTATTTTAAATACAAAAAATGGTTTTAA
- the hutH gene encoding histidine ammonia-lyase has translation MENIHYICSDLITIEELNTILIENKKVALSEEASANIENCRKYLDAKMENSVDPIYGINTGFGSLCNVKISNENLSKLQENLVKSHACGTGSEVPNEIVKIMLFLKIKSLSFGNSAVQLKTVERLIDFYNNDVLPIVYEQGSLGASGDLSPLAHLSLPLLGEGEVYFEGYRQPASKVLEKFGWEPIVLQSKEGLALLNGTQFMSAYGAYVVIKSMKLSYLADLIGAVSLEGFDGRIEPFNELIHLVRPHKGQIVTAQFYNDILDGSELIAQQKEHVQDPYSFRCIPQVHGASKDALDYVKKVFRTEINSVTDNPNVFYKEDIIISGGNFHGQPLALALDFLGIAMAELGNISERRTYQLISGLRGLPPFLVKEPGLNSGFMIPQYTAASIVSQNKQLATPASIDSIVSSNGQEDHVSMGANAATKTLRIVDNLERILAIELMNASQALEFRRPLKSSEFIESFVGAYRDEVSFVEEDRILHYDIEKSINFINSFQIDFE, from the coding sequence ATGGAAAATATTCATTATATATGTTCTGATTTAATTACTATTGAAGAACTAAATACAATTTTAATAGAAAACAAAAAAGTTGCTTTATCTGAAGAAGCTTCTGCTAATATTGAAAACTGCAGAAAATATTTAGATGCAAAAATGGAAAATTCTGTAGACCCGATTTACGGTATAAACACAGGATTTGGTTCTTTATGTAACGTAAAAATTTCAAACGAAAACTTATCTAAATTACAAGAAAATCTTGTGAAATCTCATGCTTGCGGAACTGGTTCTGAAGTTCCGAATGAGATTGTGAAGATAATGTTATTTCTTAAAATTAAATCATTAAGCTTCGGAAATTCGGCAGTGCAATTAAAAACGGTAGAACGCTTAATTGATTTTTACAATAACGATGTTTTACCAATTGTTTACGAGCAAGGTTCGTTAGGAGCTTCGGGTGATTTGTCTCCTTTAGCACATTTATCATTACCATTATTAGGAGAAGGTGAAGTTTATTTTGAAGGTTATAGACAACCTGCTTCAAAAGTTCTTGAAAAATTTGGATGGGAACCCATAGTACTTCAATCAAAAGAAGGATTGGCATTGCTAAACGGAACTCAATTTATGAGTGCGTATGGAGCTTACGTTGTAATTAAATCGATGAAATTATCTTATTTAGCTGACTTAATTGGTGCAGTTTCATTAGAAGGTTTTGATGGTAGAATTGAACCATTTAATGAATTGATTCATTTGGTTCGTCCACATAAAGGTCAAATTGTAACGGCTCAATTTTATAACGATATTTTAGATGGAAGCGAATTAATTGCACAGCAAAAGGAACATGTGCAAGATCCTTATTCATTCCGTTGTATTCCACAAGTTCATGGAGCTTCTAAAGATGCGTTAGATTATGTTAAAAAAGTTTTCAGAACAGAAATAAATTCGGTTACAGATAATCCGAATGTTTTCTATAAAGAAGATATCATCATTTCTGGAGGAAATTTCCATGGTCAACCTTTAGCTTTGGCTCTTGATTTCTTGGGAATAGCAATGGCTGAATTAGGAAATATTTCTGAAAGAAGAACATATCAATTAATCTCAGGTTTAAGAGGATTACCTCCATTCTTAGTAAAAGAACCAGGATTGAATTCCGGATTTATGATTCCGCAATATACAGCTGCAAGCATCGTTAGTCAAAATAAACAATTGGCAACTCCGGCTTCAATTGACAGTATTGTTTCAAGTAATGGGCAAGAAGACCACGTAAGTATGGGAGCGAATGCTGCTACAAAAACTTTGCGAATTGTTGATAATTTAGAACGTATTTTGGCAATTGAATTAATGAATGCTTCTCAAGCTCTTGAATTTAGAAGACCTTTAAAATCGAGCGAATTTATTGAGAGTTTTGTTGGAGCTTATCGTGATGAAGTTTCTTTTGTTGAAGAAGACAGAATTTTACATTATGATATTGAAAAGTCTATAAATTTCATCAATTCTTTTCAGATTGATTTTGAATAA
- a CDS encoding metal-dependent hydrolase: MDSLSQIVLGAAVSNAVLGKKIGNHSIVYGALIGTIPDLDVWIAKFFYNPITQIEVHRGFSHSILFYILLSFILAFVVSKIEKKNNVNFKESYLAVFLILLTHSLLDVFTTWGTQLFWPFYDKLAIKSIFVIDPLYTIPFLICLLISMRINKENPKRFLWNAIGLVISSTYLILTVFLQLIVKNKVEENLEINQIQYTSLVVKPTAMNTILWNIIIETEDAFLISDYSFFDTKEMKFETHYKNHEYIKLISNELIIKQLKRISENQYIVTKNEDKLLFNDLRFGLLSNNPNDIKYAFSYELYDENGVWKAKEVEKEKRDGFQLLQKLWTRLKGNQN, from the coding sequence ATGGATTCATTATCTCAAATCGTTTTAGGTGCTGCTGTGTCAAATGCAGTTTTAGGTAAAAAAATCGGAAATCACTCAATTGTTTACGGCGCATTGATAGGCACAATTCCTGATTTAGATGTCTGGATTGCCAAATTTTTTTATAATCCGATTACACAAATCGAAGTACATCGCGGTTTTTCACATTCCATTTTGTTTTATATACTTCTCAGTTTCATTTTGGCATTTGTCGTAAGTAAAATTGAGAAAAAAAATAACGTCAATTTTAAAGAAAGTTATCTAGCAGTTTTTTTAATACTATTAACGCATTCGCTTTTAGATGTTTTTACAACTTGGGGAACGCAGCTTTTTTGGCCATTTTACGACAAATTAGCTATTAAATCAATTTTTGTAATTGACCCACTTTATACTATTCCGTTTTTAATTTGTTTATTGATTTCGATGCGAATAAACAAAGAAAATCCGAAACGTTTTTTATGGAATGCAATAGGATTAGTAATCAGTTCGACGTATTTAATTTTAACTGTTTTTCTTCAGTTAATTGTAAAAAATAAAGTTGAAGAAAATTTAGAAATTAATCAAATTCAATATACAAGTTTGGTTGTGAAGCCAACTGCGATGAATACCATTTTATGGAATATTATTATTGAAACCGAAGACGCGTTTTTGATTTCTGATTATTCTTTTTTCGATACAAAAGAAATGAAATTTGAAACGCATTATAAAAATCACGAGTACATAAAATTAATTTCGAACGAACTAATTATCAAGCAATTAAAGCGTATTTCAGAAAATCAATATATTGTTACAAAAAATGAAGATAAGCTTTTGTTTAATGATTTAAGATTTGGTTTGTTATCAAATAATCCAAACGATATTAAATATGCTTTTTCGTATGAATTGTATGATGAAAATGGAGTTTGGAAAGCTAAAGAGGTTGAAAAAGAAAAACGTGACGGTTTTCAACTTTTACAAAAATTATGGACGCGTTTAAAAGGTAATCAAAATTGA
- the yaaA gene encoding peroxide stress protein YaaA encodes MKLVISPAKSLDYTTAVPTELVTIPFFLETSKTINKSLKKLSPKDLSELMSISDKLAELNWQRNQERNFEATTVLENARQAVFAFNGEVYTGLDAFSIPSSSYEVLNDKVRILSGMYGILKPFDLIEPYRLEMGKKLKVGKKENLYQIWKPLVTDFLNKELNADDVLVNLASTEYFSAVDTKLLKAKVVTPEFKDYKDDKLKMISFFAKKARGLMARYIIDNEIDSIDGLKFFNAEGYAFDESLSTENKYVFTR; translated from the coding sequence ATGAAATTAGTTATATCGCCAGCAAAATCATTGGATTATACAACTGCAGTTCCGACTGAATTGGTAACAATACCGTTTTTTTTAGAGACTTCTAAGACCATAAATAAATCATTAAAAAAATTGTCTCCCAAAGATTTATCTGAATTGATGTCTATTTCAGATAAATTAGCCGAATTAAATTGGCAACGTAATCAAGAAAGAAATTTTGAAGCAACAACAGTTTTAGAAAATGCACGTCAAGCAGTTTTTGCATTTAATGGCGAAGTTTATACTGGTTTAGATGCGTTTTCAATTCCTTCTTCAAGCTATGAAGTTTTAAATGATAAAGTTCGAATTCTGTCGGGAATGTACGGTATTTTAAAACCATTTGATTTAATTGAACCCTATCGTTTAGAAATGGGTAAGAAATTGAAAGTAGGGAAAAAAGAAAACTTATATCAAATATGGAAACCTCTAGTTACTGATTTTCTGAATAAAGAATTAAATGCAGATGATGTTTTGGTTAATTTAGCAAGCACTGAATATTTTTCGGCTGTTGATACAAAATTATTAAAAGCAAAGGTTGTTACTCCTGAATTTAAAGATTACAAAGACGATAAATTAAAAATGATTAGTTTTTTCGCAAAGAAGGCAAGAGGATTAATGGCGCGTTATATTATTGACAATGAAATTGACTCAATCGATGGTTTAAAGTTTTTTAATGCAGAAGGTTACGCTTTTGATGAATCGTTATCTACTGAAAATAAATATGTATTTACTAGATAA
- the lpxA gene encoding acyl-ACP--UDP-N-acetylglucosamine O-acyltransferase, whose translation MNQPLAYVHPGAKIAKNVVIEPFTTIHNNVEIGEGTWIGSNVTIMEGARIGKNCTIFPGAVISAVPQDLKFGGEESLAIIGDNTTIRECVTINRGTIASGKTVIGNNCLIMAYAHIAHDCEIGNNAIIVNGVALAGHVKIGNFAVIGGLAAVHQFITIGDHAMISGGSLVRKDVPPYTKAAKEPLSYIGINSVGLRRRGFSTEKIREIQDIYRILYQKSYNTTQALSIIEADLEATSERDEIIQFIRSSSRGIMKGYTGAY comes from the coding sequence ATGAATCAACCTCTAGCATATGTTCATCCTGGTGCAAAAATAGCAAAAAATGTTGTTATTGAGCCATTTACAACAATTCATAATAATGTTGAAATTGGAGAAGGAACTTGGATCGGTTCTAATGTTACGATTATGGAAGGTGCAAGAATAGGAAAAAATTGCACAATATTCCCAGGAGCCGTAATATCTGCTGTTCCTCAAGATTTAAAATTTGGCGGAGAAGAAAGTTTAGCAATAATAGGTGATAATACTACAATTCGTGAATGTGTTACGATTAATAGAGGTACAATTGCCTCAGGTAAAACGGTTATTGGCAATAATTGTTTAATCATGGCTTATGCTCATATTGCACACGATTGCGAAATAGGTAATAATGCGATTATCGTAAATGGTGTAGCATTAGCAGGCCATGTGAAAATCGGAAACTTTGCTGTTATTGGTGGTTTAGCTGCCGTTCATCAATTTATTACTATTGGTGACCATGCAATGATTTCTGGAGGATCTTTAGTAAGAAAAGATGTTCCACCATATACAAAAGCTGCTAAAGAACCTTTATCTTACATCGGGATTAATTCTGTTGGATTAAGAAGAAGAGGTTTTTCAACAGAGAAAATACGCGAAATACAAGATATTTATAGAATTTTGTATCAAAAAAGTTATAATACAACCCAAGCTTTAAGTATAATAGAAGCAGATTTAGAAGCAACTTCAGAAAGAGATGAAATCATTCAATTTATTAGAAGTTCATCTCGTGGAATTATGAAAGGTTATACAGGAGCTTATTAA
- the hutI gene encoding imidazolonepropionase has protein sequence MKILITNIKELLQVREISIDKVSGSEMKILPSIKNAFLYLENDLISDFGKMENCPNIIDAEIYDAAGKIVLPTWIDSHTHLVYAGSREQEFVDRINGLSYEEIFNRGGGILNSAKKLQETTEEDLYEQSKVRLEEVMLQGTGAIEIKSGYGLTLEAEMKMLRVIKRLNENYPIEIKATFLGAHAFPLSYKDNHKAYIDLICDEMIPKIAEEKLADYVDAFLESGYFSVEETTRIMEVGNQYGLKSKIHVNQFTAINGIEACVKNNALSVDHLEIVTDEDIEVLKNSVTMPVALPTCSYFISIPYTPARKMLEAGLPLALASDFNPGTTPSGNMNFVVATACIKMKMTPEEAINAATINAAYAMDLSNTHGSITKGKKASIIITKPIESFYQIPYAFGSNLIEKVIINGQFM, from the coding sequence ATGAAAATCTTAATCACCAATATAAAAGAACTACTTCAGGTCAGAGAAATCAGTATTGACAAAGTATCTGGAAGTGAAATGAAAATTTTACCATCGATCAAAAACGCATTTTTATATCTTGAAAATGATTTGATTTCTGATTTTGGAAAAATGGAAAATTGTCCAAATATAATTGATGCAGAAATTTATGATGCAGCTGGAAAAATTGTTTTACCAACTTGGATAGATAGCCACACGCATTTGGTTTACGCTGGAAGCCGTGAACAAGAATTTGTTGATCGAATCAATGGATTATCGTACGAAGAAATTTTTAATCGAGGTGGTGGAATTTTAAACTCTGCCAAAAAACTACAAGAAACGACAGAAGAAGATTTATACGAACAATCTAAAGTTCGCTTGGAAGAAGTGATGCTTCAAGGCACAGGCGCAATTGAAATCAAGTCGGGATATGGATTGACATTAGAAGCAGAAATGAAAATGCTACGTGTAATTAAACGTTTGAACGAAAATTATCCAATCGAAATCAAGGCTACATTTTTGGGAGCTCACGCATTTCCTTTGTCATATAAAGACAATCATAAAGCCTACATTGACTTAATTTGTGATGAAATGATTCCAAAAATTGCAGAAGAAAAACTAGCTGATTATGTTGATGCTTTCTTGGAATCAGGTTATTTTTCTGTTGAAGAAACAACGCGAATCATGGAAGTCGGAAATCAATATGGTTTGAAAAGTAAAATACATGTTAATCAGTTTACTGCAATTAATGGAATTGAAGCTTGTGTAAAAAATAATGCTTTATCAGTAGACCATCTAGAGATTGTAACCGATGAAGATATTGAAGTTCTAAAAAACAGTGTAACTATGCCAGTTGCTTTGCCGACTTGTTCCTATTTCATTTCGATTCCATACACGCCTGCAAGAAAAATGTTAGAAGCAGGATTACCTTTGGCATTGGCTTCTGATTTTAATCCGGGAACAACTCCTTCAGGAAATATGAATTTTGTTGTTGCGACGGCTTGCATAAAAATGAAAATGACCCCAGAAGAAGCAATCAATGCTGCAACAATCAATGCTGCTTATGCAATGGATTTATCAAACACTCACGGAAGTATAACAAAAGGTAAAAAAGCAAGTATTATTATCACCAAACCAATTGAATCTTTTTATCAAATTCCATATGCATTTGGAAGCAATTTAATAGAGAAAGTAATTATAAACGGACAGTTCATGTAA